In Microbacterium profundi, the DNA window GGATTGGTTCAGTGCGCTGCCTCGTTCCAATCGTGCCCTCGGCCGACCTGCACCTCGAGCGGGACGGAGAGATCGGCGGCATCGGCCATGCGGGCGCGCACGATCTTCTCTGTCGCGTCCCACTCCCCCGGCGCCACCTCCACCACGAGTTCGTCGTGGATCTGCAGGAGCACCCGAGAGCGCAGGTCGGCGGCATGCAGGTCTGCGTGGATCTCGTACAGCGCGATCTTCATGATGTCGGCCGCGCTGCCCTGAATGGGGGCGTTCAGCGCGGCACGCTCGGCGTTCTCGCGCAGCACCCGGTTGGGGCTCGTGAGGTCGGGGAACGGCCGCCGACGGCCGAAGATCGTCTCGGTGTACCCGACCTCCTTCGCCTTCACGACCGACGCACGCAGGTAATCGCGCACGGCGCCGAACCGGGCGAAGTACTCGAGCATCAGCTGCTTCGCCTCGGACTGCTCGATGCGCAACTGCTTCGACAGGCCGAAGGCCGAGAGACCGTAGACGAGGCCGTAGGACATGGCCTTGACCTTCGTGCGCATCGCCGAGGTGACCTCTGAGGGGTCGACGCCGAAGACGCGGGCGCCGACGAACCGGTGCAGATCCTCGCCGCTGTTGAACGCCTCGATCAGGCCCGCATCACCGGAGAGGTGCGCCATGATGCGCATCTCGATCTGCGAGTAGTCGGCGGTCAGCAGAGTCTCGTACCCCTCGCCCACCTGGAAGGCGCTGCGGATACGGCGCGACTCCTCCGTGCGCACCGGGATGTTCTGCAGGTTCGGGTCGGTGCTGGAGAGCCGCCCGGTCTGACTGCCGGTCTGCACGTACGTCGTGTGCACGCGATGATCATCGCGAATGGCGGTGTCCAACGACTCGATGATCTGGCGGAGCTTGGTTGCCTCGCGGTGCTGCAGGAGCAGGTCGAGGAAAGGGTGCGGGTTGCTCTCCTGCAGGTCGGCGAGCACGGCGGCATCCGTCGAGTATCCGGTCTTCGTCTTTCGCGTCTTCGGCAGCTGCAGGTCTTCGAACAGAACCTCCTGAAGCTGCTTCGGCGACCCGAGATTGAACTCTCGTCCGACCAACGCGAAGGCGTCGGTGGCCAGGCCGTCGGTGCGTACTGCCAGCTCACCGGAGAACGTCGAGAGCACGTCATGCGACACCGCGACTCCGGAGATCTCCATGTCGGCGAGAGCGAGCAGCGTCGGCAGTTCGATCTCGGTCAGCACCCGGGCGACCGGCTCGGGAAGGTCATCACGCAGTGCGGCCGCGGCGCGCAGGGTGAACCACGCCTCCTGCGAGGGAGTCGCGCCGTCGGTCTCGGGCACGAGCTGTGTCGGGTCGGCCTCGGGCAGCTTCTCATCGAGGTAGCGGTCGACGAGGTGCGCGAGCGTCTTGTCGGGGAAGCTCGGACGCAGCAGCCAGCCAGCCAGGAGGGTGTCGTAGGTCAGTCCGCCGAGGCGGATCCCCGCGCGGTGCAGCGCCTTGACCTGAGGCTTCGCGTCGTTGAGCACCTTGTCGGCGTCGGACTCGAGCCAGTCCCGAAGCGCATCGGCCGTCGCGTCGCTCCAGTCGGTCTCGCGGAGTTCGGTCAGGCTGGCGACACCGATGCGAGATATGCTGCCGGCTGCGGTCACGAGCGTCACCGCCAACTCGGCGTTCTGCTCGGCGATCCACGTGGCGAGATCGGTGACGGACGCCTCGACAGGGGCGGGCATCGGCACAGCCGGCTCGTCGTGCACGGATTCGTCGCCCGCGCCGACCGCGTCGAAGACTCGCGGCAGCAGGGTGCGGAATTCGAGCCGCGCGAAGATGTCGCGCACGGCCTGCGCATCGATCGGCGCGACGGCGAGCTCTGCAGGGGTGACAGGGAGCTCGACGTCGGTGAGCAGACGGTTCAGCCGGCGGTTGCGCCTGACGGCGTCCATGTGCTCGCGCAGGTTCCCGCCGACCACGCCTTTGATCTCCTCGGCGCGCTCGAGCAGCTCGTCGAGGCCGCCGAACTGGGTCAGCCACTTGACCGCGGTCTTCTCCCCCACCTTCGGCACTCCGGGCAGGTTGTCACTCGTCTCGCCGACGAGTGCGGCGATGTCGGGGTACTGCTCCGGCCGCACGCCGTAGCGCTCCTGCACGGTGGCGGGGTCGTAGCGCTTGAGCTGCGAGACGCCCTGGACGGAGGGATACAGCAGGGTGACCTTGTCATTGACGAGCTGGATCGTGTCACGGTCGCCGGAGACGAGGAGCACGTCGTAGCCCTGCTCTGCACCCTGCACGGACAGGGTGGCGAGGATGTCGTCCGCCTCGATGCCCTCTTTCGTGAGCACGGGGATCGACATGGCGGCCAGAACGTCCTGGAGAAGCGGCACCTGGCCGCGGAACTCCTGCGGGGACT includes these proteins:
- the polA gene encoding DNA polymerase I encodes the protein MTDSAKPTLMVVDGHSLAYRAFFALPVENFTTKDNQHTNAIYGFLSMLVNLIKAEQPTHMAIAFDTSRHSFRTDQYPEYKATRSESPQEFRGQVPLLQDVLAAMSIPVLTKEGIEADDILATLSVQGAEQGYDVLLVSGDRDTIQLVNDKVTLLYPSVQGVSQLKRYDPATVQERYGVRPEQYPDIAALVGETSDNLPGVPKVGEKTAVKWLTQFGGLDELLERAEEIKGVVGGNLREHMDAVRRNRRLNRLLTDVELPVTPAELAVAPIDAQAVRDIFARLEFRTLLPRVFDAVGAGDESVHDEPAVPMPAPVEASVTDLATWIAEQNAELAVTLVTAAGSISRIGVASLTELRETDWSDATADALRDWLESDADKVLNDAKPQVKALHRAGIRLGGLTYDTLLAGWLLRPSFPDKTLAHLVDRYLDEKLPEADPTQLVPETDGATPSQEAWFTLRAAAALRDDLPEPVARVLTEIELPTLLALADMEISGVAVSHDVLSTFSGELAVRTDGLATDAFALVGREFNLGSPKQLQEVLFEDLQLPKTRKTKTGYSTDAAVLADLQESNPHPFLDLLLQHREATKLRQIIESLDTAIRDDHRVHTTYVQTGSQTGRLSSTDPNLQNIPVRTEESRRIRSAFQVGEGYETLLTADYSQIEMRIMAHLSGDAGLIEAFNSGEDLHRFVGARVFGVDPSEVTSAMRTKVKAMSYGLVYGLSAFGLSKQLRIEQSEAKQLMLEYFARFGAVRDYLRASVVKAKEVGYTETIFGRRRPFPDLTSPNRVLRENAERAALNAPIQGSAADIMKIALYEIHADLHAADLRSRVLLQIHDELVVEVAPGEWDATEKIVRARMADAADLSVPLEVQVGRGHDWNEAAH